In the genome of Coraliomargarita algicola, one region contains:
- a CDS encoding Gfo/Idh/MocA family oxidoreductase — protein MTTNKTVRLGIIGMGNMGTIHAKSILAGKIPNLELAAIADQMPERLEKFQEVTHFNEGIDLIQSGTVDAVLIATPHYSHTTLGIASLEAGLHTLVEKPISVHKEDCERLIAAWKDENLVFSAMFNQRTDPAYRKVKSLIESGELGAIQRINWIITDWYRTENYYASGGWRATWGGEGGGVLLNQCPHNLDLLQWIFGMPSKITANCQFGRFHNIEVEDAVTAMLEYPNGATGVFITTTGEAPGTNRLEVACERGKIVVEKGKLNFTRTEQLVSEHSKTANTGFEKPPVWNIEVPLPDGNGEQHNGILKNFTNAILTGETLIAPAGEGIHSVELANAMLFSAFENRPVELPLDGAAYASVLQTKIEQSTYVKPEVKTGKVEDLTW, from the coding sequence ATGACTACAAACAAGACTGTTCGCCTCGGAATCATTGGTATGGGAAACATGGGCACGATCCATGCAAAGAGTATCCTCGCAGGGAAAATCCCGAATTTGGAACTCGCTGCAATTGCAGATCAGATGCCGGAACGCCTGGAGAAATTTCAGGAAGTCACACACTTCAATGAAGGCATTGACTTGATCCAGTCCGGCACAGTCGATGCCGTGCTGATTGCCACCCCACACTACTCACATACCACCCTTGGAATCGCCTCGCTAGAAGCGGGCCTCCACACTCTGGTGGAGAAGCCGATTTCCGTGCATAAGGAAGATTGCGAGCGCCTAATCGCCGCTTGGAAGGATGAAAACCTGGTCTTTAGTGCCATGTTTAATCAACGCACCGACCCCGCCTACCGCAAGGTCAAGTCACTCATCGAATCCGGTGAACTCGGGGCGATACAACGCATCAACTGGATCATCACCGACTGGTACCGCACCGAAAACTATTACGCATCCGGCGGATGGCGTGCCACATGGGGCGGTGAAGGTGGCGGTGTCTTGCTCAACCAATGCCCTCATAATCTGGACTTGCTACAGTGGATTTTCGGCATGCCCTCCAAGATCACAGCCAATTGCCAATTTGGTCGTTTCCATAATATTGAAGTCGAAGACGCCGTCACTGCCATGTTAGAATACCCCAACGGTGCAACTGGAGTCTTCATCACCACCACCGGAGAGGCGCCTGGCACCAACCGGCTCGAGGTCGCATGTGAACGCGGTAAGATCGTCGTTGAAAAGGGCAAACTCAACTTTACACGCACAGAGCAACTGGTCAGCGAGCACAGCAAAACCGCAAATACTGGTTTCGAAAAGCCTCCTGTTTGGAACATCGAAGTACCGCTTCCCGATGGGAATGGGGAACAGCACAATGGAATTCTCAAAAACTTCACCAATGCGATTTTAACAGGCGAAACACTCATTGCTCCTGCCGGCGAAGGCATTCACTCTGTCGAACTAGCAAATGCAATGCTCTTTTCTGCCTTCGAAAACCGTCCCGTCGAATTACCATTGGATGGCGCCGCATACGCCAGCGTGCTGCAAACTAAAATTGAGCAATCCACCTATGTGAAACCTGAAGTTAAAACCGGCAAAGTCGAGGACCTCACTTGGTAA
- a CDS encoding helix-turn-helix transcriptional regulator: MEFPDLHDRSIGIVSLPFVYETEDGWSWQANSEGYWNIWICLEGNAIVECDGIEYAVQPWTAFLFSDDSKIVGHSRADTKRMRNFGMHISLGAKNAQLLRGRLLGIQLHEVDVVNSCINSAIRLSTYRDTFAELQLQALTVNMLGLLWRESIQPVQTDAAWLIYRQLDRIHSGQDMFRTVEELAAEANLSRIHYGRCFRELTNESPNRYLILKRVERACVLLAQTDWAVDAVAQSIGYNDIYFFSRQFRKVMGCTPTQYREHRCQAD; this comes from the coding sequence ATGGAATTCCCCGATTTACATGATCGATCAATTGGCATTGTTTCGTTGCCCTTTGTTTATGAGACCGAAGATGGGTGGAGTTGGCAGGCGAATTCGGAGGGTTATTGGAACATTTGGATTTGCCTTGAAGGGAATGCGATCGTTGAGTGTGACGGTATTGAGTATGCTGTGCAGCCGTGGACGGCCTTTCTTTTCAGTGATGATTCGAAGATTGTAGGGCATTCGAGGGCCGATACCAAGCGGATGCGTAACTTCGGCATGCATATCAGCCTCGGGGCAAAGAATGCTCAATTGCTGAGAGGGCGTTTGCTTGGGATACAGTTGCACGAAGTGGATGTTGTGAATAGCTGTATTAATTCAGCGATACGTCTCTCGACTTATCGTGATACATTTGCGGAATTGCAATTACAGGCTCTAACGGTGAATATGCTGGGGCTATTATGGCGCGAGTCGATTCAGCCGGTTCAGACAGATGCAGCATGGTTGATCTATCGCCAATTGGACCGAATACACTCTGGGCAAGATATGTTTCGCACAGTTGAGGAGCTTGCTGCGGAGGCGAATCTATCACGTATTCACTACGGGCGTTGTTTCCGGGAGTTGACCAATGAGTCGCCAAATCGCTATTTGATTTTGAAGCGAGTGGAGCGGGCTTGTGTGTTGTTAGCGCAAACGGATTGGGCTGTGGATGCGGTGGCACAATCGATCGGCTATAACGACATCTACTTTTTTAGTCGGCAATTCCGTAAAGTGATGGGCTGTACGCCTACCCAATACCGTGAGCACAGGTGTCAGGCTGACTAG
- a CDS encoding glycoside hydrolase family 9 protein, producing MMNYIPSLLRRFFSKSSISTGIVFSGILLTSCMQADELLLWNGEIASEIDEAHLVYGAAAAAEAPETGWYFKGTPDLWHAPGIQLQDEVWRVDLSEFDEIRFWVRTSVAGYSHGFSVHGWHMGGSVTVPIEDYVAGGVLDTEWREAVIPTADLMANGCSLGSVEYLYFGTSESNHTIDIDEVWAVTSDASGAGDALSLIGEVLWDGSRAGETDLAHVKYGITVADSSLASGWYFEGSPDPWHSPGIELQGDYWRTDLSNAEEIRFWVRSSLAGVEHSFSAYGWHMGGSASVPIANYVSGGVIGTEWTEAVVPVADLKANGCLLDAVEYLYLGKGASDHTIEIANVRVVEAGWVPPVDDGGSDNGGSTEPPVPYTSEAWLQDLEGNAPIERPLFSGVEQLLVLSNKWVIVVVDPFEDFVAQMDLLTQGDYSETMAEVDDAIAREHQTDVWVHRATLEQMRWEHLVTARQNSSESLMANADFYSVSSLDDSAYASDLEPSRVTTALISNDDGVSAGYDAVRYGIYAYIEMPVAMEDGKSYTISLDDGKYVSFVFDDDATVARSIKINQVGYQEGKSTNYAYVGAYLQEFGPLPLEQLTSFDVVDSGTGAVVYQGSLADGKITLRDDASLMDGEVADGDDPRPSMNGEKLYQLDLSGLNTPGNYYIRVPGVGRSWPFRINDDVYGEAFYTAMRGLYHQRASFALEAQYTAWTRPRYHTAPIYESQMLPYWADMTRAVLDSTQKEVAWPRFDIIGATTVTSQATTEVDGGWYDAADYDRNLYHYVLIFDLLKLYEFAPAKYTDGQLNIPESGNGIPDLLDEVEYGLRIWKHSQRADGGVSGMVETWTHPGITDQTMLWSFAQRTRWSSLIYAAAAAELARALEPFDAVLAQTYASSALAAYAFGVDPANTLTNLSIDAASNRGAGDAYSLTFTEQANFNDKFELMARVQLYLLTEDVYYLDGVEALYANSPAPYSWPYTDRDFSPWLYFDLAYNPLVTAQTAYVSEATQADVVANLMSAANRYAAMNDSMPYRMSWPRHQDYWMSWGASDMTNRAKVMLIGNQLAPNSSLVESSELNLAYMLGANPMGMSWTTGIGFAYPVAIQHESSMNDDILDPYPGITIYGNTSSHVFPELRNRVWNYPTAKDSGGKPLFNSGDATDFANFYEMPEQYPVFRRWSAHPSLNVTQNEFTIHETNSSTIFVLGMLMEEGWMPSESLKQRGPRNEEDLFGYWYLP from the coding sequence ATGATGAATTACATTCCCTCTCTACTGCGTCGTTTTTTCTCAAAATCATCAATTTCGACCGGAATCGTGTTTTCTGGTATCTTACTGACATCTTGTATGCAGGCAGATGAGCTTCTTTTGTGGAATGGGGAGATCGCATCAGAGATCGATGAGGCACATTTGGTTTACGGTGCCGCGGCCGCGGCAGAGGCACCTGAGACGGGATGGTATTTCAAAGGGACTCCGGATCTTTGGCACGCGCCGGGGATTCAACTACAGGATGAAGTTTGGAGAGTGGACCTCTCTGAGTTTGATGAGATACGTTTTTGGGTGCGTACGTCGGTCGCTGGGTATTCGCATGGGTTTTCAGTGCATGGTTGGCATATGGGCGGTAGTGTGACGGTGCCGATTGAGGACTATGTCGCTGGGGGTGTGTTGGATACCGAGTGGCGTGAAGCGGTGATTCCCACTGCAGATTTGATGGCTAATGGCTGTTCACTCGGCTCTGTGGAGTATTTGTATTTTGGTACCAGCGAGTCGAACCACACTATAGATATTGATGAAGTGTGGGCGGTAACTTCGGATGCGTCGGGAGCTGGGGATGCCTTGAGTCTAATCGGTGAAGTGTTGTGGGATGGATCACGGGCCGGCGAAACCGACCTCGCTCATGTGAAGTATGGAATTACAGTCGCGGATAGCAGTCTGGCAAGTGGCTGGTATTTTGAAGGTTCTCCCGATCCCTGGCATTCGCCCGGCATTGAATTGCAAGGCGATTATTGGCGGACGGATTTATCGAATGCGGAGGAGATACGATTTTGGGTGCGCTCCTCATTGGCCGGTGTGGAGCATAGCTTCTCGGCCTATGGCTGGCATATGGGGGGCAGCGCTTCGGTGCCGATTGCCAATTATGTGAGTGGGGGAGTGATCGGCACTGAGTGGACTGAAGCCGTGGTGCCAGTTGCAGATTTAAAGGCCAATGGTTGTTTACTGGATGCGGTAGAATATTTGTATCTTGGCAAAGGAGCGTCCGACCACACCATCGAGATCGCGAATGTGCGTGTGGTGGAAGCAGGTTGGGTGCCGCCAGTGGATGACGGTGGTTCCGACAATGGTGGTTCCACTGAACCGCCCGTCCCCTATACTTCGGAGGCTTGGTTGCAAGATTTGGAAGGGAATGCGCCGATTGAGCGTCCTCTTTTCAGTGGCGTGGAGCAGTTGTTGGTGCTTTCCAATAAGTGGGTGATTGTGGTGGTGGACCCCTTTGAGGATTTTGTAGCCCAGATGGACCTGTTAACCCAAGGAGACTATTCGGAAACCATGGCTGAGGTCGACGATGCCATCGCACGTGAGCATCAGACGGATGTTTGGGTGCATCGTGCGACTTTAGAACAAATGCGCTGGGAGCACCTGGTCACCGCACGCCAAAACAGCAGCGAGTCACTGATGGCAAATGCGGATTTTTATAGCGTATCCAGTTTGGATGATAGTGCGTATGCGTCCGATTTGGAGCCCAGTCGCGTGACGACGGCTTTGATCTCGAATGATGATGGAGTGAGTGCCGGCTATGATGCGGTGCGTTATGGTATTTATGCCTATATCGAAATGCCTGTAGCGATGGAGGATGGTAAGTCCTATACCATTAGTCTGGATGATGGGAAGTATGTCAGTTTCGTATTCGACGACGATGCCACTGTGGCGCGCAGTATTAAGATCAATCAGGTGGGTTACCAAGAGGGAAAATCAACGAATTATGCGTATGTCGGTGCTTATTTGCAGGAGTTTGGCCCATTGCCACTGGAGCAACTTACGAGCTTCGATGTCGTCGATTCGGGGACTGGTGCGGTCGTATATCAAGGCAGTTTGGCTGATGGCAAGATCACACTACGTGATGATGCTTCACTGATGGATGGCGAGGTGGCTGATGGAGACGATCCACGCCCTTCCATGAACGGTGAGAAACTCTATCAACTTGACTTGAGTGGTCTGAATACCCCGGGAAACTATTACATCCGCGTGCCAGGCGTCGGGCGCTCATGGCCATTCCGCATCAACGATGATGTGTATGGGGAGGCCTTCTATACTGCCATGCGCGGACTTTACCACCAGCGTGCATCCTTTGCATTGGAAGCGCAATACACCGCCTGGACGCGGCCACGCTATCATACGGCACCGATTTACGAGTCTCAAATGTTGCCTTATTGGGCGGACATGACCCGGGCTGTGCTCGATAGCACGCAGAAAGAGGTCGCCTGGCCACGATTCGATATCATTGGGGCCACCACGGTGACCAGCCAAGCCACGACCGAAGTCGATGGTGGTTGGTATGATGCCGCTGATTATGACCGCAATCTGTATCATTACGTTTTGATTTTTGACCTGCTCAAACTCTACGAATTTGCCCCTGCGAAATACACCGACGGGCAACTCAACATACCTGAATCTGGAAATGGCATCCCCGATTTGCTGGACGAGGTTGAATATGGCCTTCGTATTTGGAAGCATAGTCAGCGTGCGGATGGCGGGGTCTCAGGAATGGTGGAAACATGGACGCATCCTGGAATTACCGACCAGACTATGCTGTGGAGCTTTGCTCAGCGCACTCGTTGGTCCAGTTTGATCTATGCTGCCGCGGCGGCTGAGTTGGCCCGTGCTCTGGAGCCCTTTGATGCGGTGCTCGCTCAGACTTATGCGAGCTCTGCACTCGCTGCCTATGCGTTTGGCGTCGATCCAGCAAATACATTGACTAACTTGAGTATCGATGCCGCCAGCAATCGCGGGGCAGGCGATGCTTACTCGCTGACGTTTACCGAGCAAGCGAACTTTAACGATAAGTTTGAGCTCATGGCTCGGGTGCAACTCTATTTGCTGACCGAAGATGTCTACTATCTGGACGGAGTGGAGGCCTTGTATGCAAATTCACCCGCGCCTTACTCCTGGCCCTACACGGACCGCGACTTTTCACCCTGGCTCTATTTCGATCTCGCCTACAATCCACTGGTGACCGCGCAAACCGCTTATGTGTCTGAAGCCACGCAAGCAGACGTTGTCGCTAATTTAATGAGTGCGGCCAATCGCTATGCGGCGATGAATGACAGCATGCCCTATCGGATGTCCTGGCCACGTCACCAGGATTATTGGATGAGCTGGGGAGCGAGTGATATGACCAATCGCGCGAAAGTCATGTTGATCGGAAATCAACTGGCTCCCAATAGCAGCTTGGTGGAGTCATCTGAATTGAACCTCGCATATATGTTGGGTGCCAACCCGATGGGCATGAGCTGGACGACAGGTATCGGATTTGCCTATCCGGTCGCCATTCAGCATGAGAGTAGCATGAATGATGACATTCTCGACCCATATCCGGGAATTACTATCTATGGCAACACCTCCTCGCACGTATTTCCTGAATTGAGGAACCGTGTTTGGAACTATCCGACTGCTAAAGATAGTGGTGGCAAGCCGCTCTTCAACAGCGGGGATGCGACAGACTTTGCGAATTTCTATGAAATGCCGGAGCAATACCCTGTCTTTCGTCGTTGGTCGGCGCATCCATCGCTGAATGTCACTCAAAACGAGTTTACCATCCACGAGACCAATAGTTCGACGATCTTCGTGCTCGGTATGTTGATGGAGGAGGGCTGGATGCCCAGTGAAAGTCTCAAGCAGCGCGGACCGCGCAACGAAGAAGATCTCTTCGGGTATTGGTATCTGCCTTAG
- the arsS gene encoding arsenosugar biosynthesis radical SAM (seleno)protein ArsS (Some members of this family are selenoproteins.), with protein sequence MSSITQSIPDFQETLAANRLKLTRQAPRVLQINTGKMCNLTCVHCHVNAGPHRKEIMSLDTVERILDWLQHTEIEIIDLTGGTPEMMPHFRYLVERLRGMGREVMDRCNLTILNEPGYEWVADFHAKHGVHIVASMPCYCPDNVNAQRGDGVFDSSIQALQTLNALGYGSDPNLILDLVFNPVGASLPPEQADLEADYKRELKTHFGIVFDQLYAITNMPIARFTSYLKRQGRYQEYMQLLLDHFNPASIDGLMCRDTISVGWQGELYDCDFNQQLGMRHGDLAVPERVWELDLCDWQGRPIQMGQHCYGCTAGQGSSCGGATV encoded by the coding sequence ATGTCCAGCATTACACAGTCCATTCCAGATTTTCAAGAGACGCTTGCAGCTAATCGGCTCAAGCTGACTCGTCAGGCACCACGTGTTCTACAGATTAATACTGGTAAAATGTGTAATTTGACCTGCGTGCATTGTCACGTCAATGCGGGGCCGCACCGTAAGGAGATCATGAGCTTGGATACGGTCGAGCGCATTCTGGATTGGTTACAGCATACTGAGATTGAAATCATCGATTTGACTGGAGGCACGCCTGAGATGATGCCGCACTTTCGCTATTTAGTGGAGCGCCTACGCGGTATGGGGCGTGAGGTGATGGATCGTTGCAACTTAACGATTCTCAATGAGCCGGGCTATGAATGGGTGGCTGATTTCCATGCAAAGCATGGGGTGCATATCGTGGCATCGATGCCGTGTTATTGTCCGGATAATGTCAATGCACAGCGAGGTGATGGCGTGTTTGATTCCAGCATTCAAGCCTTGCAAACATTGAACGCACTCGGTTATGGCTCCGATCCCAATTTGATTTTGGACTTAGTGTTTAATCCAGTTGGGGCGAGTTTGCCACCGGAGCAAGCGGACTTGGAAGCTGATTATAAACGTGAGTTAAAGACCCACTTCGGCATAGTTTTCGATCAGCTCTATGCGATTACCAATATGCCGATCGCACGGTTTACGTCCTATTTGAAACGACAGGGTCGCTATCAAGAATATATGCAATTGCTGTTGGATCATTTCAATCCTGCTTCGATCGATGGACTGATGTGTCGTGACACCATTAGCGTGGGGTGGCAGGGGGAGCTGTATGATTGTGATTTTAATCAGCAACTGGGGATGCGACATGGTGATTTGGCCGTTCCAGAGCGTGTCTGGGAGCTGGATCTCTGTGATTGGCAGGGGCGGCCGATTCAAATGGGGCAGCACTGTTATGGTTGCACCGCAGGTCAGGGCTCCAGTTGTGGCGGTGCTACGGTGTGA
- a CDS encoding DUF2851 family protein: MLKNEVQEIQGLYGPFSLSERVLQKIWLRGDFDAHGLRTVSGKSLRVIDPGRWNLLEGPDFLEAQLELDGELIVGDVEVHFHASDWQLHAHDSNPNFNDVRLHVVLYADESPVQVTTNLGRQPELMYLLPLLERDLEDFAVDDALLELEQVEDTEWMLKFMQQSLERRREILNAGAEARWSRKLGFAEKRLAGASWAEVCHQYCLEVLGYARNRAPMSRLALSHSIEDFATGRVEAEGLFEEERDCWRLSGLRPANHPKHRLAQYVGICQAQPDWPEGLRQVLGTCTTSDGDCSGLAFRKAQNVPRLVARISDEVFSDTISAKRLNTLICDALLPLAHAAGVADLAAYWMHWPAGDAPDALYRFLKQAQVIDRAQPFSNGQLQGGLHWLIRRAYD, from the coding sequence GTGTTGAAAAACGAAGTGCAGGAAATTCAGGGACTTTATGGGCCGTTTAGTCTTTCGGAGCGGGTCTTGCAAAAGATTTGGTTGCGAGGTGATTTTGATGCCCATGGCTTGAGAACAGTGTCGGGGAAGTCTTTGCGGGTGATCGATCCCGGGCGCTGGAACTTGCTCGAAGGGCCAGACTTTTTGGAGGCGCAACTGGAGCTGGACGGCGAATTGATTGTCGGCGATGTTGAGGTGCATTTTCACGCGTCGGACTGGCAGCTACATGCGCATGATTCGAATCCAAATTTTAACGATGTGCGTCTGCATGTGGTGCTGTATGCCGATGAGTCACCAGTTCAGGTGACGACGAACTTGGGCAGGCAACCAGAGTTAATGTATTTATTGCCGTTGTTGGAGCGCGATCTGGAAGATTTTGCGGTGGATGATGCGCTGCTGGAATTAGAACAGGTGGAAGATACCGAGTGGATGTTAAAGTTTATGCAGCAATCGCTGGAGCGGCGGCGTGAGATCCTGAATGCGGGTGCTGAGGCGCGTTGGTCACGCAAGTTGGGCTTTGCGGAGAAGCGCTTGGCCGGGGCCAGTTGGGCCGAGGTGTGTCATCAGTATTGTTTAGAGGTGTTGGGCTATGCGCGTAATCGTGCGCCGATGTCACGCTTGGCGCTGAGTCATTCGATCGAGGATTTTGCGACCGGTCGAGTCGAGGCAGAGGGACTTTTTGAAGAAGAGCGTGACTGCTGGCGCCTCAGTGGTCTGCGTCCGGCGAATCATCCGAAGCATCGCTTGGCGCAGTATGTGGGGATTTGCCAAGCACAGCCAGACTGGCCGGAAGGCTTACGACAGGTCTTGGGCACCTGCACGACGAGTGATGGCGACTGCTCGGGCTTGGCTTTTCGCAAAGCGCAAAATGTGCCGCGTTTGGTTGCGCGGATCTCGGATGAAGTGTTTTCTGATACGATCAGTGCGAAGCGGCTGAATACTTTGATTTGTGATGCCTTGCTACCGCTGGCGCATGCGGCAGGCGTAGCGGATCTGGCAGCTTATTGGATGCATTGGCCTGCGGGCGATGCGCCGGATGCCTTATATCGATTTTTAAAACAGGCACAAGTGATCGACCGTGCACAACCCTTTTCTAATGGGCAACTGCAAGGTGGTTTGCATTGGTTGATCCGCCGCGCTTATGATTAG
- a CDS encoding L,D-transpeptidase family protein, translated as MLRLLLSLSCLAILGYAAYRWLPAWPAAASASTAAHTQLPAEPAASAPDSSAKAQEISATKLAPTKTVHHSPEQPVGRPIVNTLELQMALARPGFSPGSIDGSIGTQTRQALSAYQLAHQLHPSGEFDHATQATLKITEPIYARVTLTASDFAAIDPPPVSWRERGNRTRMAYHSILEMLAETCMSDPDLIQQLNPELDFNSLQPGQVVVVPHMPPVRLHHPVSHLQISLSARTLQAISPHGRIVFHCPVSIARRVDKRPSGALRVEVRVENPNYTFNPAILSSAAAREGISQKFVIQPGPNNPVGSIWIGLNLPSYGIHGTPEPEKVGRTESSGCFRLANWNAQTLIGLVEVGTTVHVDP; from the coding sequence GTGCTTCGGCTGCTGCTTAGCCTTAGCTGCCTCGCCATCTTAGGCTACGCCGCCTATCGCTGGCTACCCGCCTGGCCTGCAGCAGCCAGCGCATCCACTGCAGCACACACACAGCTACCTGCCGAGCCCGCAGCCAGCGCCCCGGATAGCTCCGCCAAAGCTCAGGAGATTTCAGCGACAAAGCTCGCACCAACCAAGACGGTGCACCACAGCCCCGAGCAGCCAGTTGGCCGCCCCATCGTCAATACGCTGGAGCTGCAAATGGCATTGGCCCGCCCTGGCTTCTCCCCTGGCTCCATTGATGGCTCCATCGGCACGCAAACACGCCAAGCTCTCAGTGCCTATCAATTGGCCCACCAGCTCCACCCGAGTGGCGAGTTTGACCACGCGACACAGGCGACACTCAAAATCACAGAGCCCATTTATGCAAGAGTCACACTCACAGCATCCGACTTCGCCGCCATCGACCCGCCCCCCGTCAGCTGGCGAGAACGCGGCAATCGTACCCGCATGGCCTACCACTCGATCTTGGAAATGCTGGCAGAAACCTGTATGAGTGATCCCGACCTCATTCAACAACTCAACCCTGAGCTCGATTTCAATAGCTTACAACCGGGGCAAGTGGTCGTGGTTCCGCATATGCCCCCAGTGCGACTGCATCACCCGGTCAGCCATCTACAAATCTCACTGTCCGCCCGCACGCTACAAGCCATCAGTCCTCACGGTCGCATTGTCTTTCATTGCCCCGTCAGTATCGCGCGACGCGTGGACAAACGTCCCAGTGGCGCCCTACGCGTCGAAGTCCGTGTCGAAAACCCCAATTACACCTTCAATCCTGCGATCCTCAGCAGCGCGGCCGCGCGTGAGGGCATCAGTCAAAAGTTTGTCATACAACCCGGCCCCAACAACCCGGTCGGCAGCATTTGGATCGGCCTCAACCTGCCCAGCTACGGCATCCATGGCACTCCCGAACCGGAAAAGGTGGGACGCACCGAATCCAGCGGCTGCTTCCGACTGGCCAACTGGAACGCACAGACACTCATCGGCTTGGTCGAAGTCGGCACCACCGTACACGTTGATCCCTAA
- a CDS encoding MBL fold metallo-hydrolase, whose protein sequence is MKLTDLNRHGEIGANSMFVQLGDFNILIDSGLHPKKLGYDALPDFEPIENLHLDLIVLTHCHLDHLGSMPIVTAHNPKTPVITAAPNVTLAPRMLRNSINVMKRQREEHGIAEYPLFLHRDVAQFTKQLTIQRYGRGEIYTKGKDKVEVVLHCSGHVAGAAAVELIHQDRRVVFSGDVLFDAQRTLPGAELPTGPVDTLVLETTRGAQGRELKNSRNEEIERLIDQIAAILERGGSCLIPVFALGRMQELFRIIYEARQSGRLPQSPIHAAGLGMAICEYFDKIRKQTQLVDFDIKMLETMDVRNIDLNMRPGRDLPRKGIYLVSSGMMVEHTPSYKVAASLLPHPNNGLCFVGYCDPDSPGGQLLAARDEATFFFDALDYNAPIRASIDQFDLSGHADRSELLAYAEQSVARAIVLTHGDQNARDWFSQELTARMPESTIVDPEPLTEYHI, encoded by the coding sequence ATGAAGTTGACCGACCTAAACCGACACGGCGAGATTGGCGCGAACTCGATGTTTGTGCAATTGGGTGACTTCAATATTTTGATCGACTCCGGCTTGCACCCCAAAAAGCTTGGTTACGATGCCCTGCCCGATTTCGAGCCCATCGAGAACCTCCACCTCGATCTGATTGTACTCACTCATTGCCACCTCGATCACCTCGGCTCCATGCCCATCGTGACCGCGCATAATCCTAAGACTCCCGTCATCACAGCCGCCCCCAACGTCACACTGGCACCGCGTATGCTACGCAACTCGATCAACGTGATGAAGCGTCAGCGCGAAGAGCATGGCATCGCCGAGTATCCACTCTTTCTCCATCGAGATGTCGCACAATTCACCAAGCAGCTGACAATCCAACGCTATGGTCGCGGAGAGATCTACACCAAGGGCAAAGACAAGGTCGAAGTCGTCCTACACTGCTCCGGACACGTCGCCGGAGCGGCCGCGGTCGAACTCATCCACCAAGATCGCCGGGTCGTATTTTCCGGCGATGTACTCTTCGATGCACAACGCACGCTCCCCGGTGCAGAACTTCCCACAGGGCCCGTCGACACGCTGGTCCTCGAAACCACCCGCGGGGCCCAAGGCCGCGAATTAAAAAACAGCCGCAATGAGGAAATCGAACGCCTAATTGACCAGATTGCTGCGATCCTGGAGCGTGGCGGTAGTTGCCTGATCCCCGTCTTTGCTCTCGGCCGCATGCAAGAGCTATTTCGCATCATTTATGAAGCACGCCAATCAGGCCGTCTTCCCCAAAGCCCCATTCATGCAGCCGGTCTCGGCATGGCCATCTGTGAATACTTCGATAAAATTCGTAAGCAGACACAGCTGGTCGATTTTGACATCAAGATGCTGGAAACCATGGATGTACGTAATATTGACTTAAACATGCGCCCTGGCCGCGACCTTCCGCGCAAGGGCATCTACCTGGTCAGCAGCGGCATGATGGTCGAGCACACGCCCTCTTATAAAGTCGCGGCGTCATTATTGCCCCATCCTAATAATGGACTCTGCTTCGTCGGCTACTGCGACCCCGACTCGCCCGGCGGCCAATTGTTAGCCGCACGCGACGAAGCGACTTTCTTTTTCGATGCACTGGATTACAACGCACCCATACGCGCCAGCATCGACCAGTTCGACCTCAGCGGTCACGCCGACCGCAGCGAACTACTCGCCTACGCCGAACAATCCGTTGCCAGAGCCATCGTGCTCACCCACGGTGACCAGAACGCCCGCGACTGGTTTTCACAAGAGCTGACTGCACGTATGCCTGAGAGCACAATCGTGGATCCCGAGCCACTGACAGAGTATCATATATAG
- a CDS encoding Co(2+)/Mg(2+) efflux protein ApaG, with protein sequence MPDNSDNLKNNNIPNSLELPGLRAKLDRLVYYNDSAQLPSDAPHAFIYFITITNLSDFKVSLRGRRWILREVSGHQQVIEGEGIIGKEPTLAPGESFSYNSYHMTHCDCSAQGSFHGVDSEGRAIHCRIPEFDMKITPSNES encoded by the coding sequence ATGCCTGATAATTCCGATAATTTAAAGAATAACAATATTCCCAATAGCCTCGAACTGCCCGGCCTACGAGCCAAGCTTGATCGACTGGTTTACTACAACGACAGCGCGCAACTGCCCAGCGATGCCCCGCACGCCTTCATTTATTTTATAACCATCACGAATCTCTCCGACTTCAAAGTCTCCTTACGCGGACGAAGATGGATTTTGCGCGAGGTCAGCGGCCATCAACAGGTGATCGAAGGTGAAGGCATTATAGGTAAAGAGCCCACACTTGCCCCCGGCGAGAGCTTCAGCTATAACAGTTACCACATGACACATTGCGACTGCAGCGCTCAGGGCTCCTTCCATGGGGTTGACAGCGAGGGACGAGCCATTCATTGCCGCATACCTGAATTTGATATGAAAATAACGCCTTCCAACGAATCATGA